In one Flavobacteriales bacterium genomic region, the following are encoded:
- a CDS encoding DUF6090 family protein produces the protein MPRIFNTIRQRLLKENRFTRYLVYAVGEIVLVVIGILIALQINNNNDLRKARAREIRYLENIKADLVANQEKARDFIAVRAECISATQRIIAKIDGEPISDWKAFNKDCISIYGWQRYYPINFTFKELMNSGSLALLSNDSVKTALLKLEQLYEKVKAEEDHFRFDSEEVIYKPAYELIDLGPTLELYMGKDVVMRLEDFAPYFADKRVKNGFLMAFLEFSTMNRQLDQVLKLSDQRIAMIDRELSWES, from the coding sequence ATGCCCCGCATCTTCAACACCATCCGCCAGCGCCTGCTGAAGGAGAACCGCTTCACCCGCTACCTGGTCTATGCCGTGGGCGAGATCGTGCTGGTGGTGATCGGCATCCTGATCGCGTTGCAGATCAACAACAACAACGACCTGCGGAAGGCGCGTGCGCGGGAGATCAGGTACCTGGAGAACATCAAGGCCGACCTCGTCGCGAACCAGGAGAAGGCAAGGGACTTCATCGCCGTGCGCGCCGAGTGCATCAGCGCCACCCAGCGCATCATCGCCAAGATCGACGGCGAGCCCATCTCCGACTGGAAGGCCTTCAACAAGGACTGCATCTCCATCTATGGATGGCAGCGTTATTACCCCATCAACTTCACCTTCAAGGAGCTGATGAACTCCGGCAGCCTCGCCCTCCTCTCGAACGACAGCGTGAAGACGGCCCTGCTGAAGCTGGAGCAGCTCTACGAGAAGGTGAAGGCCGAGGAGGACCACTTCCGCTTCGACTCGGAGGAGGTGATCTACAAGCCGGCGTACGAGCTCATCGACCTCGGGCCAACCCTGGAGCTGTACATGGGCAAGGACGTGGTGATGCGCCTGGAGGACTTCGCGCCCTACTTCGCCGACAAGCGCGTGAAGAACGGATTCCTCATGGCGTTCCTGGAGTTCTCCACCATGAACCGCCAATTGGACCAGGTGCTGAAGCTCAGCGATCAGCGCATCGCCATGATCGACCGGGAACTCAGCTGGGAGAGCTGA
- a CDS encoding FeoA family protein: MEAKRERTVSLDQLSEAAWATVAGVTVPADAADRNLVLRLLELGFVPGERVQVVREAKPGRDPLAIRLGHTTFALRRREAAFIQVIANS; the protein is encoded by the coding sequence ATGGAAGCGAAGCGTGAGCGCACGGTGAGCCTGGACCAGCTGTCCGAAGCGGCGTGGGCCACCGTGGCCGGCGTCACCGTGCCCGCCGATGCCGCCGACCGCAACCTGGTGCTGCGCCTGCTTGAACTGGGCTTCGTGCCCGGCGAGCGCGTGCAGGTGGTGCGCGAGGCGAAACCCGGCCGCGACCCGCTCGCCATCCGCCTGGGGCATACCACGTTCGCGCTGCGCCGGCGCGAGGCCGCCTTCATCCAAGTCATCGCCAACAGCTAG
- a CDS encoding ferrous iron transporter B produces the protein MSGPSPALPRRIALLGNPNCGKTALFNLLTGSRQKVANYAGVTVERKEGVMRTASGRRIHVLDLPGAYSLNALSTDEAVTRDVITGHSQEALPDLLVCVADATNLRLHLRLVLEARQLGLPLLVVLNKMDRAKQLGIRIDKALLSRELNLPVVETVSVHAHGADELRALLDAPMRDAPPAHWRPPGVEQVLATQRDVLGIFNRTVTAPAIDQDPSIRIDRFLMHPLWGFAVLALVLFATFLAVFSGGDMLSGWIEDGFGAIAGLVEANMPEGPLRGLLVEGVIGGVGGVIVFLPQILILFLFILALEASGYLPRAAFLLDKPMSAAGLSGRSFIPLLSSFACAIPGIMATRTISHWRDRLTTILIAPLMACSARIPVYTLLVAALFPDDAMAAALVMVGLYVLGVVAAMTVAWVIKRSDKHAARSPLMMELPAYQWPDGRSLVIGLWERAMIFLRRVGTIILALTIVMWALYTVPSPRENGRSLAGELGHALHYVFKPIGFNEQISFALVPGMAAREVVVSALGTAYAMDGDEGEVDEQLRERITREWPLATKLSLLLWMVFAPQCLSTFVVVKRETGSWKQMWIMGGYLFGLAYLASLITYQLTAFLTTP, from the coding sequence ATGAGCGGCCCCTCTCCCGCCCTGCCCCGGCGCATCGCCCTGCTGGGCAACCCCAATTGCGGCAAGACGGCCCTCTTCAACCTGCTCACCGGCAGCCGCCAGAAGGTGGCCAACTACGCCGGCGTCACCGTGGAGCGCAAGGAAGGCGTGATGCGCACGGCCAGCGGACGACGCATCCACGTGCTCGATCTGCCCGGCGCCTACAGCCTGAACGCGCTCAGCACCGACGAGGCCGTGACGCGCGACGTGATCACCGGTCACAGCCAGGAGGCACTGCCCGACCTGCTGGTGTGCGTGGCCGACGCCACCAACCTGCGGCTGCACCTGCGCCTGGTGCTCGAGGCCCGGCAGCTCGGGCTGCCACTGCTGGTGGTGCTGAACAAGATGGACCGCGCCAAACAGCTCGGCATCCGGATCGACAAGGCGCTGCTGTCGCGCGAGCTGAATCTCCCCGTGGTGGAGACGGTGAGCGTGCACGCGCACGGCGCTGATGAGCTGCGCGCCCTGCTGGATGCGCCGATGCGCGATGCGCCGCCCGCACATTGGAGGCCGCCCGGCGTGGAGCAGGTGCTGGCCACGCAGCGCGATGTGCTCGGCATCTTCAACCGCACCGTCACCGCGCCGGCCATCGACCAGGACCCGAGCATCCGCATCGACCGCTTCCTGATGCATCCGTTGTGGGGCTTCGCAGTGCTGGCGCTGGTGCTCTTCGCCACCTTCCTGGCGGTGTTCTCCGGCGGCGACATGCTCTCCGGCTGGATCGAGGACGGCTTCGGCGCCATCGCGGGCCTGGTGGAAGCCAACATGCCTGAAGGCCCCTTGCGCGGCCTGCTGGTGGAAGGCGTCATCGGCGGCGTGGGCGGCGTGATCGTCTTCCTGCCGCAGATCCTCATCCTCTTCCTTTTCATCCTGGCGCTGGAGGCCTCGGGCTACCTGCCGCGCGCGGCCTTCCTGCTGGACAAGCCCATGAGCGCTGCCGGGCTGTCCGGCCGCTCGTTCATCCCCCTGCTGAGCAGCTTCGCCTGCGCCATACCGGGCATCATGGCCACGCGCACCATCAGCCATTGGCGCGACCGGCTCACCACCATCCTCATCGCGCCGCTGATGGCCTGCTCGGCGCGCATCCCCGTGTACACGCTCCTCGTCGCTGCCCTCTTCCCCGACGATGCCATGGCCGCCGCCCTGGTGATGGTGGGCCTCTACGTGCTCGGCGTGGTGGCCGCCATGACGGTGGCCTGGGTGATCAAGCGCAGCGACAAGCACGCGGCACGCTCCCCGCTGATGATGGAGCTTCCGGCCTACCAATGGCCCGATGGCCGCAGCCTGGTCATCGGCCTGTGGGAGCGCGCCATGATCTTCCTGCGCCGTGTGGGCACCATCATCCTCGCCCTCACGATCGTGATGTGGGCGCTCTACACCGTTCCCTCACCGCGCGAGAATGGTCGCAGCCTGGCCGGCGAACTGGGTCACGCGCTGCACTACGTCTTCAAGCCCATCGGCTTCAACGAGCAGATCTCCTTCGCGCTGGTGCCCGGCATGGCCGCTCGTGAAGTGGTGGTGAGCGCGCTGGGCACCGCCTATGCCATGGACGGCGATGAGGGCGAGGTGGACGAACAGCTCCGCGAGCGCATCACGCGCGAATGGCCGCTGGCCACCAAGCTCTCGCTGCTGCTGTGGATGGTGTTCGCGCCGCAATGCCTCAGCACCTTCGTGGTGGTGAAGCGCGAGACCGGCTCGTGGAAGCAGATGTGGATCATGGGGGGCTACCTCTTCGGGCTGGCGTACCTTGCCAGCCTCATCACCTACCAGCTCACCGCATTCCTCACCACTCCGTGA